The Hevea brasiliensis isolate MT/VB/25A 57/8 unplaced genomic scaffold, ASM3005281v1 Scaf626, whole genome shotgun sequence genome window below encodes:
- the LOC110654419 gene encoding outer envelope pore protein 21, chloroplastic, which yields METSLRYGGDSKALRIHAKEKFPLDSKTLLQVHGALDTRIGAPNYFSAMIRRFYPDLSVSLGVGLQYDKHEELTYRMRAKKSFPVTDDGFLSFNIKGWCKIDKEFKERKSNGAAEFAWSIPNFQKDQDVRFKVGYELVDKMPYLQIRENNWTLSADIYGRWNVRFDL from the exons ATGGAGACATCTCTGCGATATGGAGGAGACTCCAAAGCTCTAAGAATCCATGCCAAGGAGAAATTCCCTCTCGATTCTAAAACCCTCTTGCAG GTTCATGGAGCCCTAGATACAAGAATTGGGGCGCCAAACTATTTTAGTGCAATGATAAGACGCTTCTACCCAGAT TTGTCAGTCAGCCTTGGTGTGGGATTGCAGTATGATAAACACGAGGAGCTCACGTACAGAATGCGTGCAAAAAAATCATTTCCTGTTACCGATGATGGTTTTTTAAGCTTCAATATTAAGGGATGGTGCAAGATTGATAAAGAATTTAAAGAG AGGAAGTCAAATGGAGCTGCAGAATTTGCTTGGAGCATACCTAATTTTCAAAAAGACCAAGATGTTAGGTTCAAAGTTGGATATGAACTGGTTGATAAG ATGCCTTACCTGCAGATTAGGGAAAATAATTGGACCCTCAGTGCTGACATTTATGGTAGATGGAACGTAAGATTTGATTTGTGA